Proteins from a single region of Bacillus sp. (in: firmicutes):
- a CDS encoding phosphotransferase → MMSTIDKPWYDVLGKFDQIAHSAIQAYPALLQSTVQLLNYSENATYLVKNTETDEKYILRVGRLGYNSKREIESELAWLLSIAEHSSIHVSLPILACDGEYIQEIVFENERYHCILFTFLAGDAPDENNEADLIKQFEALGEITAHLHEHSMNFRENLTTIQRLSWDYETIIGSNAKWGRWQDGLGMTKERIELFEKVSKQIKNRLEQFGKGPEHYGLIHSDLRLANLLVEGRQIKVIDFDDCGYSYYLYDLAGSLSFIEHKPYVPALIHAWLKGYRKVRALSIEEELEIPTFIMMRRLQLIAWIGSRDNDTTRELGSGFTVATDRLAREYLQHFAEVGAL, encoded by the coding sequence ATGATGAGTACTATAGACAAGCCATGGTATGATGTATTGGGAAAATTTGACCAAATTGCTCATTCCGCTATACAAGCGTACCCCGCATTATTACAATCAACTGTACAGCTATTAAACTATTCTGAAAATGCGACCTATTTGGTAAAAAACACGGAAACAGATGAAAAATATATTTTGCGTGTAGGCCGCCTTGGCTACAATTCAAAACGAGAAATTGAAAGCGAGCTTGCTTGGCTGCTCTCCATTGCCGAACATTCGTCCATTCATGTTTCATTGCCGATTCTAGCTTGTGATGGGGAATACATACAAGAAATAGTTTTTGAAAACGAACGATATCACTGTATATTATTTACCTTTTTAGCAGGGGATGCCCCAGACGAAAATAACGAAGCGGACTTGATTAAGCAATTTGAGGCTTTAGGTGAAATTACGGCTCACCTTCATGAACATAGTATGAATTTCCGAGAAAATTTAACAACTATTCAACGTCTGTCTTGGGATTACGAAACCATTATCGGGTCAAACGCGAAGTGGGGAAGATGGCAGGATGGATTAGGAATGACAAAGGAGAGAATCGAACTGTTTGAGAAAGTATCAAAACAAATAAAAAACAGACTTGAGCAGTTTGGAAAAGGTCCCGAGCATTACGGGCTCATTCATTCTGATTTACGCCTTGCTAATTTATTAGTTGAAGGTAGGCAGATTAAAGTAATTGATTTTGATGATTGCGGCTATAGTTATTATCTTTATGATTTGGCCGGCTCTTTAAGCTTTATTGAACATAAGCCATATGTCCCCGCCCTCATTCACGCATGGCTCAAAGGGTATCGCAAGGTTCGTGCATTATCAATAGAGGAGGAGCTTGAAATTCCTACTTTTATTATGATGCGAAGGCTGCAATTGATCGCCTGGATTGGCAGTAGAGACAACGATACAACCAGAGAATTAGGAAGTGGTTTTACGGTTGCGACAGACCGTTTAGCGAGAGAGTATTTACAGCATTTTGCAGAAGTAGGTGCCCTTTAA
- the queD gene encoding 6-carboxytetrahydropterin synthase QueD, producing MENKIFGFRIVEDLQKIDKDIHRSELKYHHKRVLVSKEFTFDAAHHLHCYDGKCKNLHGHTYKVVFGISGYANEIGLVIDFGDIKEIWKEEIEVYLDHRYLNETLPKMNTTAENMVVWIYEKMKEALEKRQDKYFGARVEFVRLYETPTSYAEAKREWMEVE from the coding sequence ATGGAAAACAAAATTTTCGGCTTCAGAATTGTTGAGGATCTTCAAAAAATAGATAAAGATATTCATCGCAGCGAGCTAAAATATCATCATAAACGTGTGCTCGTAAGCAAAGAATTCACATTTGATGCAGCCCATCATTTGCACTGTTATGATGGAAAATGTAAAAATCTTCATGGTCATACGTATAAAGTAGTGTTTGGAATAAGCGGCTATGCGAATGAAATTGGCCTTGTTATTGACTTCGGGGATATTAAAGAAATTTGGAAAGAAGAAATTGAAGTATATTTAGATCATCGCTATTTAAATGAAACACTTCCGAAAATGAATACGACCGCAGAAAACATGGTTGTTTGGATTTATGAAAAAATGAAAGAGGCGCTGGAGAAAAGACAAGATAAGTACTTTGGTGCACGGGTTGAATTTGTAAGACTGTATGAAACCCCGACAAGCTATGCGGAAGCGAAAAGGGAGTGGATGGAAGTTGAATAA
- a CDS encoding PaaI family thioesterase has translation MNKTVLNEKFSKAIETCASEYENYFLAKLFDLEFHYTDETCTVEFEVEDFMHNPRQFLHGGVIAFVLDVSMGHLCKRIIGDAVTVEMKIQYFKGVQAGKLSCEAQFLKKGRTISFLESRVKDCDGNLIAMATGTFAKV, from the coding sequence ATGAACAAAACAGTATTGAATGAAAAGTTTTCAAAAGCAATCGAAACTTGTGCGAGCGAATATGAAAACTATTTTTTAGCCAAATTATTTGATTTGGAATTTCATTATACTGATGAGACTTGTACGGTTGAATTTGAAGTTGAAGATTTCATGCACAACCCACGGCAATTTTTACATGGTGGGGTCATTGCATTTGTATTGGATGTTTCGATGGGCCACCTATGTAAGAGAATAATCGGTGATGCCGTTACCGTCGAAATGAAAATCCAGTATTTTAAAGGGGTACAAGCAGGAAAACTTAGCTGTGAGGCGCAATTCCTAAAAAAAGGTAGAACCATTTCCTTTTTGGAGTCGCGGGTCAAGGATTGTGATGGAAATTTAATCGCAATGGCAACAGGAACATTTGCGAAGGTTTAG
- the queC gene encoding 7-cyano-7-deazaguanine synthase QueC, whose translation MKNDKAIVVFSGGQDSTTCLFWALKQFKEVEAVTFDYNQRHRLEIEVAKNIAKEIGVRHHILDMSLLNQLAPNALTRDDIEVKAGEEGELPNTFVPGRNLLFLSFAGVLASQVGAKHIITGVCETDFSGYPDCRDIFVKSLNVTLNLSMDETFVIHTPLMWINKAETWELADELGVLDFVREKTLTCYNGMIADGCGECPACKLRKAGLDQYVNSLTEGVE comes from the coding sequence ATGAAAAATGATAAAGCCATCGTCGTCTTTAGCGGTGGGCAGGATAGTACAACATGTTTATTTTGGGCTTTAAAGCAATTTAAAGAAGTAGAAGCCGTTACTTTTGATTACAATCAGCGTCACCGCTTAGAAATAGAAGTGGCTAAAAATATTGCTAAAGAAATTGGTGTGAGACACCATATATTGGATATGTCATTGTTGAATCAGTTAGCACCTAATGCTTTAACGAGAGATGATATTGAAGTAAAAGCTGGTGAAGAAGGCGAACTTCCGAATACCTTTGTACCTGGTAGAAACCTTTTGTTTTTATCGTTTGCAGGGGTGTTAGCAAGCCAGGTCGGTGCAAAGCACATTATTACGGGTGTGTGCGAAACTGATTTTAGCGGCTACCCAGATTGCCGTGATATTTTTGTTAAATCATTAAATGTTACGTTGAATCTTTCAATGGACGAGACGTTTGTAATCCATACACCGTTAATGTGGATCAATAAAGCAGAAACTTGGGAACTAGCTGATGAGCTTGGTGTGTTGGATTTTGTTCGTGAAAAAACGTTAACTTGTTATAACGGCATGATCGCTGATGGCTGTGGCGAATGCCCGGCATGTAAGCTTCGCAAAGCTGGTTTAGATCAATATGTAAACTCTCTTACAGAGGGGGTTGAATAA
- a CDS encoding cation transporter — translation MKSYDYHHLNHVKEQHESKRTLWITLILTLFFTLVEIIGGILSNSLALLSDSAHMLSDVLALGLSMVAIYLATREANNKYTFGFLRFEILASFLNGLALAVIAIGIFIEGIKRIINPMEIELGLMLGVAVIGLIVNIVLTIVLIRSTKKENNLNIKSALWHFIGDLLNSVGVIISAILIYFTGLMIFDPIISIVIGGVVFTGGAKIIRESYLILMETVPEKFDLDEIRADIRAVEGVEDIHELHLWTVTTDHHSLTAHVFIRKDSQPFTVVSSITGMLKDKYGLEHVTVQVEHPTINEHGQYGDDFLGERLD, via the coding sequence ATGAAAAGTTATGATTACCACCACCTTAATCATGTGAAGGAACAACATGAATCAAAGAGAACATTATGGATTACTTTAATCCTTACTCTATTTTTCACATTAGTCGAAATTATTGGAGGGATATTATCCAATTCCTTAGCCCTATTATCAGATTCTGCGCATATGTTATCCGATGTACTTGCTTTAGGGTTAAGTATGGTTGCTATTTATTTAGCAACACGGGAAGCGAATAATAAATATACGTTTGGCTTCCTTCGATTTGAAATTTTAGCATCATTTTTAAACGGACTTGCTTTAGCAGTCATCGCTATCGGAATATTTATTGAAGGGATTAAAAGAATCATTAATCCAATGGAGATTGAATTGGGATTAATGTTGGGTGTTGCCGTTATTGGCCTAATTGTAAATATTGTCCTTACAATCGTATTAATTCGCAGTACAAAGAAGGAAAATAATCTAAATATTAAAAGTGCGCTTTGGCATTTCATTGGTGACTTATTGAATTCTGTTGGCGTTATTATTTCCGCTATTTTAATTTATTTTACAGGTCTTATGATTTTTGACCCAATTATCAGTATTGTCATCGGCGGTGTTGTTTTCACTGGTGGTGCAAAAATTATTCGGGAATCTTATCTTATCTTAATGGAAACAGTGCCGGAAAAATTTGATCTTGATGAAATTCGTGCGGATATTAGAGCGGTTGAAGGTGTTGAAGATATTCACGAATTACATTTATGGACGGTTACAACAGACCACCATTCCTTAACAGCACATGTATTCATAAGAAAAGACAGTCAACCTTTTACCGTTGTCTCATCAATTACCGGCATGTTAAAAGATAAATATGGTCTTGAGCATGTAACTGTTCAGGTTGAACATCCTACTATAAACGAACACGGACAATATGGAGATGATTTTTTAGGTGAACGCCTTGATTAA
- a CDS encoding winged helix-turn-helix transcriptional regulator gives MWNDMQHFKAEFFKALAHPLRIKILELLTEGEKSVNEIQSCLNSEGSAVSQQLSVLRNKNIVVGVKDGKRVVYSLRDPAINELLDVAKGIFNNHLINTITILEELDEQQSSNA, from the coding sequence TTGTGGAATGATATGCAACACTTTAAAGCAGAGTTTTTCAAAGCCTTGGCACATCCTTTAAGGATTAAAATTCTTGAATTACTAACGGAAGGGGAGAAAAGTGTTAATGAAATCCAAAGTTGCCTGAATAGTGAAGGCTCAGCTGTATCCCAACAACTTAGTGTGCTTAGGAATAAAAATATAGTCGTTGGTGTAAAAGATGGCAAAAGGGTTGTCTACTCTCTTAGGGATCCAGCAATAAATGAACTGTTAGATGTGGCTAAAGGGATTTTTAACAACCATTTAATTAATACGATTACAATTTTAGAGGAACTAGATGAGCAGCAATCAAGCAATGCATGA
- the sulP gene encoding sulfate permease — translation MKSLFIERFEGYSLKHFQKDLISGLIVGIIAIPLGMGFAIASGVKPEYGIYTTIIAGILISLLGGSKYQIGGPTGAFIPVLFGIVITYGYEDLLLAGFMAGIMLCLMGIFKIGSLIKFIPRPVTIGFTAGIAIIIFTGQIANFLGLTGLQNHEKFFDNMKEIVSHLGTINIYSVITALISLFIILITPKILPKVPGSLVGLIVSTVIASIFFSGKVATIGTAFGDIPSTLPQFQMPEITWEQINRLLAPAFVIAILGGIESLLSAVVADGMTNSRHNSNRELVGQGIANIVTPLFGGIPATGAIARTATNIKTGAVSPLSGVIHGLFVLFTLLVFAPYASNIPLASMAPVIMIVAWNMSERRHFSHILKLKTGDSLVLLVTFLVTVFANITTAVEVGLVLAIILFVKRMSEMPVVSKVLPDHSQKNQPVQPHVVNDAHDCPQVSIFTVEGPLFFGVAQLFEQRITETINYKPHVLILRMGKVPFMDTTGEANLRSIVQHFKKHGGVVLISGAISSLIEILKKSGLYDEIAENHFFNHTGEAIDYAIQEIEKNKCIGCKHFAFRECAQLSNRVEVEAGSKDRQEII, via the coding sequence GTGAAGAGCCTATTTATTGAGCGATTTGAAGGATATTCGTTGAAACATTTTCAAAAAGATCTTATTTCAGGACTTATTGTTGGAATTATTGCCATTCCACTTGGGATGGGTTTTGCTATTGCCTCAGGTGTAAAGCCGGAGTATGGAATTTATACGACGATTATTGCCGGGATTCTTATTTCATTATTAGGTGGTTCGAAATATCAAATTGGTGGACCTACTGGTGCATTTATACCTGTATTGTTCGGGATTGTAATTACCTATGGTTACGAGGATTTATTATTAGCTGGATTTATGGCTGGAATTATGCTTTGTCTCATGGGGATTTTCAAAATAGGTTCTTTGATTAAATTTATACCACGTCCTGTAACGATTGGATTTACCGCAGGAATTGCAATTATTATTTTTACAGGACAGATTGCTAATTTTTTAGGATTGACAGGTCTTCAAAATCACGAGAAATTTTTTGACAATATGAAAGAAATTGTTTCACATCTTGGTACAATTAACATTTACAGCGTAATAACGGCGCTTATTTCCTTATTTATTATATTAATAACGCCAAAGATTTTACCGAAAGTACCGGGGTCCTTAGTTGGCTTAATTGTATCTACAGTTATTGCGTCTATCTTTTTTTCCGGTAAGGTTGCGACAATTGGCACGGCTTTCGGGGATATCCCTAGTACACTCCCTCAATTTCAAATGCCGGAAATAACATGGGAACAGATTAATAGATTACTAGCACCAGCATTTGTTATTGCTATTCTAGGAGGAATTGAATCACTTTTATCAGCTGTTGTTGCTGATGGAATGACAAATAGCCGTCACAATAGTAATCGGGAATTAGTTGGTCAAGGTATTGCGAATATCGTTACGCCATTATTTGGGGGAATACCAGCGACAGGTGCAATCGCCAGAACAGCAACAAATATAAAAACTGGCGCTGTTTCACCATTGTCAGGGGTAATCCATGGTCTTTTCGTTTTATTCACATTATTAGTTTTCGCTCCATATGCTTCTAATATTCCATTAGCTAGTATGGCGCCAGTTATTATGATTGTTGCTTGGAATATGAGTGAACGAAGGCATTTTTCGCATATATTAAAATTGAAAACAGGAGATTCACTTGTTCTGTTAGTAACATTTCTAGTAACGGTTTTTGCTAATATAACAACAGCAGTGGAAGTAGGGCTAGTATTAGCGATAATTTTATTTGTAAAACGAATGAGCGAAATGCCAGTTGTTTCGAAAGTGTTGCCTGACCATTCCCAGAAAAATCAGCCAGTACAACCACATGTAGTAAATGATGCTCATGATTGTCCGCAAGTCAGTATATTTACGGTTGAAGGTCCTTTATTCTTCGGCGTTGCCCAGCTTTTTGAACAGCGGATTACGGAGACGATTAACTACAAACCACATGTATTGATTTTAAGGATGGGGAAAGTTCCTTTTATGGATACAACAGGGGAAGCCAATTTAAGAAGTATTGTTCAGCATTTTAAAAAGCATGGCGGTGTTGTCCTTATTTCAGGGGCTATTTCGTCATTAATAGAGATTTTAAAAAAATCGGGATTATATGATGAAATAGCTGAAAACCACTTTTTTAATCATACAGGGGAAGCAATCGATTATGCAATACAAGAAATTGAGAAGAATAAATGTATCGGCTGTAAGCATTTTGCCTTTCGGGAGTGTGCCCAACTTTCCAATCGTGTCGAGGTTGAAGCAGGGAGCAAAGATAGACAAGAAATTATTTAA
- a CDS encoding gluconate 2-dehydrogenase subunit 3 family protein, with translation MEGKKEVQKKYSRRSFLKNSGFTIGGLAIGAGITSQFTKTKEVTKEVPVEKIVENNANRALMYFSPQQYRIVDAAAERVFPEDENGPGAKKLNVAYFIDHQLASAWGTRGKEYTMGPFIKGEATQGYQGHLNRQQIFDIGLKGLHDHSMKTYQKPFEELAPEQQDEILIAFEADQVELKGVTASYFFSQLRSVTIEGVYADPMYGGNYQMEGWKMKNYPGHQMSYTKIIEDATFHVIKPASLNSQHQGHQH, from the coding sequence ATGGAAGGAAAAAAAGAAGTACAAAAAAAGTATTCGAGAAGGAGCTTTCTGAAAAACTCTGGCTTCACCATCGGTGGTCTCGCTATCGGTGCAGGCATTACGAGCCAATTTACAAAAACAAAGGAAGTTACAAAGGAAGTACCAGTTGAAAAAATAGTTGAAAACAATGCCAATCGAGCATTGATGTACTTTAGTCCACAACAATATCGAATTGTGGACGCTGCAGCCGAAAGAGTTTTTCCTGAAGATGAAAATGGCCCTGGTGCTAAAAAACTTAATGTTGCTTATTTTATTGACCATCAATTGGCAAGTGCATGGGGAACAAGAGGGAAGGAATATACGATGGGTCCATTTATCAAAGGGGAGGCGACGCAAGGTTATCAAGGGCATTTAAATCGCCAGCAAATTTTTGATATCGGCTTAAAAGGCCTGCATGATCATAGCATGAAAACGTATCAAAAACCTTTTGAAGAATTAGCTCCTGAGCAACAGGATGAGATTTTAATAGCCTTTGAGGCGGATCAAGTTGAATTGAAGGGTGTGACCGCTTCCTATTTCTTTTCCCAATTAAGATCCGTAACGATTGAAGGTGTTTATGCAGACCCAATGTATGGTGGAAACTACCAAATGGAGGGATGGAAAATGAAAAACTACCCTGGACACCAAATGTCTTATACAAAAATCATTGAGGACGCTACATTTCATGTTATTAAGCCTGCAAGTCTAAATTCTCAGCATCAAGGTCATCAACATTAA
- the thpR gene encoding RNA 2',3'-cyclic phosphodiesterase, whose product MSKLPHYFIAIPLPDLLKDYFSSWQNDLQQKLSYKEWPHQQDLHITLKFLGPVDSEALLQLQAELKEIEQLEVFSLNVGTIGTFGNPRQPRVVWAGVEKTNQLTILQQRVEECAARIGFAKENREYRPHITLAKKWTGDNGIEGMAEIRKEYREMQNMEVNEVIIYQVFPNRKPRYEVVQTYQLGKECFTPISKNMV is encoded by the coding sequence ATGTCAAAACTACCGCATTATTTTATTGCGATTCCGCTCCCAGATTTGTTGAAAGATTATTTTTCAAGCTGGCAAAATGATTTGCAACAAAAATTATCATATAAAGAATGGCCACATCAACAAGACTTGCATATCACCTTAAAGTTTCTAGGTCCGGTGGATTCAGAAGCACTTTTGCAATTGCAAGCTGAGTTAAAAGAAATTGAACAGTTAGAAGTTTTTTCTTTAAATGTTGGAACAATCGGCACGTTTGGAAACCCTAGACAGCCCCGTGTAGTATGGGCTGGGGTTGAAAAAACTAATCAATTGACAATATTACAGCAACGGGTTGAGGAATGCGCCGCTAGAATTGGATTTGCAAAAGAAAACCGAGAATATCGTCCGCACATTACACTTGCAAAAAAATGGACAGGGGACAACGGTATTGAAGGCATGGCTGAGATTAGAAAAGAATATAGGGAAATGCAGAATATGGAGGTCAATGAAGTTATTATTTACCAAGTATTTCCGAATAGAAAACCCAGATATGAAGTTGTTCAAACATATCAACTTGGAAAAGAATGTTTCACACCAATATCAAAAAATATGGTATAG
- the queE gene encoding 7-carboxy-7-deazaguanine synthase QueE, whose product MNKIPVLEIFGPTIQGEGAVIGRKTMFVRTAGCDYHCKWCDSAFTWNGSAKDEIKQMTTAQIWAKLLEIGGDCFDHVTISGGNPALLSSISEFVNLLKDKGMKIALETQGSRWQEWMKDIDDLTLSPKPPSSGMETDFEILDMIVENLREINNASLKVVVFDDIDFDYAIRIHERYCDVPFFLQVGNDDTTTVNNDSLTKKMLEKYEWLIQKVVESPKLNDVKVLPQLHALVWGNKRGV is encoded by the coding sequence TTGAATAAAATCCCCGTTTTGGAAATATTCGGACCAACTATCCAAGGAGAAGGAGCTGTAATTGGCCGTAAGACAATGTTTGTTCGAACAGCAGGATGTGATTATCATTGCAAATGGTGTGATTCCGCTTTTACATGGAATGGATCGGCTAAAGATGAGATAAAGCAAATGACAACAGCGCAAATATGGGCGAAGCTATTGGAAATAGGTGGGGATTGTTTTGATCATGTTACCATTTCAGGTGGTAATCCAGCTTTACTATCTTCCATTAGTGAATTTGTTAATCTATTGAAGGATAAAGGAATGAAGATTGCCCTTGAAACCCAAGGGTCTAGATGGCAGGAGTGGATGAAAGATATTGATGATTTAACACTTTCTCCAAAACCGCCAAGCTCTGGGATGGAAACTGATTTTGAGATTCTTGATATGATAGTGGAAAATCTTCGTGAAATTAATAATGCAAGTTTAAAAGTCGTTGTATTTGATGACATTGATTTTGACTATGCCATAAGAATTCATGAACGGTATTGTGATGTTCCTTTTTTTCTGCAAGTTGGTAATGATGATACTACAACTGTTAATAATGATTCTTTAACGAAAAAAATGCTAGAAAAATATGAATGGCTTATTCAAAAAGTTGTTGAAAGCCCGAAATTAAATGATGTCAAAGTATTGCCACAGCTCCATGCGCTCGTGTGGGGGAATAAAAGAGGGGTTTAA
- a CDS encoding GMC family oxidoreductase — MAKELPKTDVVVVGLGWTGGIVAAELSKKGYKVVGLERGKERKTEDFLMGHDELRFANRFEMMQDLSKETITFRNNTKMRALPMRQYGSFLLGDGLGGAGAHWNGMTVRFLPYDFEIKTKTIERYGKNKIPADMTLQDWGITWDEIEPYFDKFEQMCGISGEENPLHGKRSNPYPTPPMKSTPAINLFMDGAKKLGLHPYRLPSANLSENYKNPDGIERAACQYCGFCERFGCEFGAKADPIVTVLPVAKETGNFEIRTHANAMKILHDGKRATGVLYIDTNTGEEFIQPAEVVAITSYALNNVKLLLVSNMGTAYNPDTGRGVVGKNYAYQTMGASATGFFENKEFNLYAGAGALGAALDDFNGDNFDHSDLEFIHGGVISITQTGKRPIANNSTLDAERNWGKEFKQQSLKYSNRTLNIGSQGSSMPYRHHYLDLDPTYKDAYGNPLLRITFDFEEQDRKLIEFTGTQAGKIMEAMGADKVITSNKRGPYNIVPYQSTHNTGGAIMGAEPETSVLNNYLQMWDFQNVFIPGASAFPHNSGFNPTATVGALAYRAAEGIEKYLKQGGLLV; from the coding sequence ATGGCTAAAGAACTACCAAAAACAGACGTGGTCGTCGTCGGCTTAGGCTGGACAGGTGGCATCGTCGCTGCTGAACTATCAAAGAAGGGCTATAAAGTGGTTGGCTTAGAAAGGGGCAAAGAAAGAAAAACGGAAGATTTCCTGATGGGGCATGATGAGCTTCGCTTTGCTAACCGTTTTGAAATGATGCAAGATTTATCAAAAGAAACAATCACGTTTAGAAATAATACAAAAATGAGAGCGTTGCCAATGCGGCAATATGGTTCTTTTTTATTAGGTGATGGTCTAGGTGGAGCCGGCGCGCACTGGAATGGTATGACCGTCCGCTTCTTACCATACGATTTTGAAATTAAAACAAAAACAATCGAACGCTATGGGAAGAACAAAATCCCTGCTGATATGACACTTCAAGATTGGGGAATTACTTGGGATGAAATCGAGCCGTATTTCGATAAATTTGAACAAATGTGTGGGATTTCAGGTGAGGAAAATCCACTTCATGGAAAACGGTCTAATCCGTATCCAACACCACCTATGAAATCAACGCCGGCTATTAATCTATTTATGGATGGTGCAAAAAAACTAGGTTTACATCCTTATCGACTTCCATCAGCTAATTTATCGGAAAATTATAAAAATCCTGATGGCATTGAACGTGCAGCCTGCCAATATTGCGGCTTTTGTGAGCGATTTGGCTGTGAATTTGGAGCAAAAGCAGATCCAATCGTAACGGTCCTTCCGGTCGCAAAAGAAACAGGTAATTTTGAAATTAGGACCCATGCGAATGCGATGAAAATTTTACACGATGGAAAGAGAGCAACAGGTGTTTTGTATATTGATACAAACACAGGTGAAGAATTTATTCAACCAGCAGAAGTAGTTGCGATAACAAGTTATGCCTTGAATAATGTAAAATTACTGCTCGTTTCGAATATGGGAACAGCTTATAATCCCGATACTGGTCGCGGTGTTGTTGGCAAGAACTATGCTTATCAAACAATGGGCGCCTCTGCAACAGGCTTTTTTGAAAATAAAGAATTTAATCTATACGCTGGTGCTGGAGCGTTAGGTGCGGCATTGGATGATTTCAATGGAGATAATTTTGATCATAGTGATTTGGAGTTCATTCATGGCGGGGTCATCTCTATCACTCAGACAGGAAAACGGCCAATCGCCAATAATTCAACATTAGATGCAGAACGAAATTGGGGAAAAGAGTTTAAACAGCAATCGCTTAAATATTCAAACCGCACGTTGAATATTGGGTCGCAAGGGTCATCAATGCCATACCGCCACCATTATCTTGACTTAGATCCAACATACAAAGATGCCTACGGCAACCCGCTCCTCCGGATTACCTTTGATTTCGAGGAACAAGACCGAAAATTGATTGAGTTTACAGGTACGCAAGCTGGAAAAATCATGGAAGCAATGGGAGCAGATAAAGTTATTACGAGCAACAAAAGAGGGCCTTACAACATTGTGCCTTACCAATCGACTCATAATACTGGTGGCGCGATTATGGGTGCCGAGCCCGAGACAAGTGTATTGAACAATTATCTTCAAATGTGGGACTTCCAAAATGTTTTTATCCCTGGAGCAAGCGCTTTTCCGCATAACTCTGGCTTCAACCCAACTGCAACAGTCGGTGCTCTAGCATACCGAGCAGCAGAGGGGATAGAAAAATATCTTAAACAAGGAGGCTTGTTAGTATAA
- the tatC gene encoding twin-arginine translocase subunit TatC: protein MENTEQELTLVEHLSELRKRLIIVISVFTVSLTFGFIFSRKLLNYIKTAASVEIDWNVFGFSDGFLIYFKCAFIVALLFTLPVFLFETWAFVKPGLTKQELKGTLFYVPLSFFLFIVGVTFSYYIVFPLVLNFMSNINQSIGAMETYGIAQYFTFMFNVVFPISIIFEMPVVVLFLTKLGILDPYKLKKMRKLAYFVLVVVGVSVTPPDFLSDILIIIPLILLFEISILCSQWSIQKKNKKTEG, encoded by the coding sequence ATGGAAAATACTGAGCAAGAACTAACATTAGTTGAGCATTTATCAGAACTACGGAAGCGGCTCATAATTGTTATTTCTGTTTTTACAGTTTCCCTTACCTTTGGATTTATTTTTTCAAGAAAGCTTTTAAATTATATAAAAACGGCCGCATCCGTAGAAATTGACTGGAATGTATTTGGATTTAGCGACGGATTCCTCATTTATTTCAAATGTGCATTTATTGTTGCATTGTTATTTACTCTACCAGTCTTCCTCTTTGAAACATGGGCTTTTGTTAAACCAGGGCTAACGAAACAAGAATTAAAAGGCACATTGTTTTATGTTCCACTTTCCTTCTTCTTATTTATTGTTGGGGTCACATTTAGCTATTATATTGTGTTTCCGCTTGTTCTAAATTTCATGTCGAACATAAACCAGAGCATTGGGGCAATGGAAACATATGGGATCGCGCAATATTTTACCTTCATGTTCAATGTTGTTTTTCCAATTAGTATTATATTTGAAATGCCTGTTGTCGTCTTATTTCTAACGAAACTAGGAATCTTAGACCCTTATAAGTTAAAAAAAATGAGGAAGCTAGCCTATTTCGTCTTAGTTGTCGTTGGCGTTTCGGTAACACCGCCGGATTTTCTCTCAGACATCTTAATCATCATTCCTCTTATCCTTTTATTTGAGATTAGTATTTTGTGTTCACAATGGTCTATTCAAAAAAAGAATAAGAAAACGGAGGGGTAA
- the tatA gene encoding twin-arginine translocase TatA/TatE family subunit, translating to MNIGVPGLILILVIALIIFGPAKLPQLGKAIGETLREFKSSTKDIVDDVTDEFKIEDKEEKTKVKA from the coding sequence ATGAATATTGGTGTTCCAGGTTTAATTTTAATCTTGGTCATTGCCTTAATCATATTTGGTCCTGCCAAACTGCCGCAATTAGGAAAAGCCATTGGTGAAACGTTAAGAGAATTTAAATCATCAACAAAAGATATCGTTGATGATGTGACAGATGAATTTAAAATCGAGGATAAGGAAGAAAAAACAAAAGTGAAAGCGTAA